The candidate division KSB1 bacterium genome contains the following window.
ACCCGGGAATTCCAGTAACGCCACCACCGGGATGAGTCCCGGATCCGCATAAGTAAAGGTTTTTTATCGGGGTGCGGTATTGGCCGAAACCGGCAACCGGCCGCATAAAGAGCAGTTGATCCAGTCCCATTTGACCGTGGTAAATACTGCCTTCCGTTAAGCCGTACTCAGTTTCCAAATCTAGCGGAGTGATCATTTGTTTGTGTAAAATGATGTCTTTTAATTTGGGGGCATATTCGGAGATGACTTCGATGATTCTGTCGGTGAGTTTATCGCCCATTTCAGCCCAATTGGTTTCCCTGAGATTATAAGGCGCATACTGCATCGTGATGGACATAATATGTTTACTCTCCGGAGCCAGGGATGAATCCAATACAGTTGGAATTACAATATCTAAAACCGGGTTGTGGGAAAAACTTCCGTACTTGGCATCATCGTAACCTTTTTCCAGGTATTCCAGACTGGGATTTAACAAGATATGTCCACGAAGATATTCCGGGTTGTCCTCCATCCCTTTGAATTGGGGTAAGTCATTCAGGGCAAGATTTAGTTTTGCGGTTGAACCGCGAAAACGGATATTGCGAACTTTTCTGACAAACTGCGGGCCAAAATTCGGCGCCCCAACCAAATTTATGAAGGTTCGATAGGGATCTGCACTCGAAACTATTTTTTTCGACCGAACTTCGATTCCATCCGATAGAACGATTCCATGCGCCTGACTATCATCCGTTAAGATAACCTCAACCTCTGCGTCGGTTCGTATTTCCACTCCATACGATTCGGCAGCTTTAGCCAGCGCCGAGGATAATATCCCGATACCGCCGCGAACGAATTTGTTGGGCTGCAGGCAGCCATTTTGTGTTTGCAGCCAGTGATACAACATCATAAAAGAAGTGCCGGATGCCTGTGGTCCTTGCATGCTTCCTTTTACTGCGGAACTGGCAAGCGCTCCCTTTAGTGCATCGCTTTCGAACCATTCATCCAGAAACTGCTGCGCCGTCATGGGAAGAACGCGCAGGAATTCCATCATTTCAGATTTTCCCAGGCGTTTTAAGCGCAGAGAAGTTTTTAGCCACGGCAGCAGTTCCGTAAAGCTACTATTGACTACATCCGGAGGCGTCATGAAATTGATACCATTTAGAATCCGGGTAAATTTTGAAATGAGTTCGATGAATCCCGGGAATTTCTCAGCATCCTTTTTGGAAAAATTAGCGATTTCGGTGAGGCTCCTTTCGATCTCATGCCAGAGTACCAGGTGTGCGCCATTTTTTTGTAAAGAGATCAAATTGATGGGTGTTTCAATAAACTCAAATCCAAAGCGCTTTAAATCTAAATCCTCAATGATTTTAGGGTGAAACAAACCGGCATCGACAGCGCCGGTATTTACTTTAAACCCTGGCCAAACCTCCTCTGTTGCTGCAGAGCCGCCTAAAGTATAACGTCGTTCCACGACCAGCACTTTTTGTCCCGCTTTTGCCAGGGTGGCCGCA
Protein-coding sequences here:
- a CDS encoding NAD(P)/FAD-dependent oxidoreductase, whose protein sequence is MSNYDVIIIGGGHNGLVAAATLAKAGQKVLVVERRYTLGGSAATEEVWPGFKVNTGAVDAGLFHPKIIEDLDLKRFGFEFIETPINLISLQKNGAHLVLWHEIERSLTEIANFSKKDAEKFPGFIELISKFTRILNGINFMTPPDVVNSSFTELLPWLKTSLRLKRLGKSEMMEFLRVLPMTAQQFLDEWFESDALKGALASSAVKGSMQGPQASGTSFMMLYHWLQTQNGCLQPNKFVRGGIGILSSALAKAAESYGVEIRTDAEVEVILTDDSQAHGIVLSDGIEVRSKKIVSSADPYRTFINLVGAPNFGPQFVRKVRNIRFRGSTAKLNLALNDLPQFKGMEDNPEYLRGHILLNPSLEYLEKGYDDAKYGSFSHNPVLDIVIPTVLDSSLAPESKHIMSITMQYAPYNLRETNWAEMGDKLTDRIIEVISEYAPKLKDIILHKQMITPLDLETEYGLTEGSIYHGQMGLDQLLFMRPVAGFGQYRTPIKNLYLCGSGTHPGGGVTGIPGFNAAREVLKDK